From the Lactuca sativa cultivar Salinas chromosome 9, Lsat_Salinas_v11, whole genome shotgun sequence genome, the window CGCATTACTTGTTTGGTACGAACATGACACCACCAATTCCAAAAACAACAGATACATCAACAAACCCTATAAATACAAAGAGTCGTCTCTCACAGACTATTTGTAGTTTTTTTGTTCGCCATTGAACTCGCTTCAATCCTAtactaacttgatcgtcggagcaTATTAAAAGTGATACCTCATGGGATATAGGTGGCATCTTTTTTCTCTTTAATGATTTTATAGATATTGAATCCCTCAAATTCATAGCCAACTCAAGAGTACAATCAAGTCTCATGTACTAGATCGGTTGCATCATTTGGGCACCATATATGGGACCGTTGTGAAAGTCATCATCTCGATAAACCATTGTAAATGGGAAATGCTAGAGAAAACAGTAAGGAAAAGGATCTCTAGCATGCTTTCCTCATGATGTCACCACATATTTAAACTCCTATAACCACCTCAATCTTAGGAATGTTCAATATTTATAATGAAACAATTAACGGTCGATAAGGTACTTGTAAGCATGATGAACTCGCCATGAACAACCATAACCATCCCATATCTTGATCTAGAAGAAGATAGACATATGGAATCAATGGCTTACTACAACGGTCAAACACCAAGTTTAAGTACTTGTGTCGTAAAAGGAAGATGCAAACACGATGACAGTCTACATGCATCCATACTCCAAGGAAGAAACTCATATCCTATGAATAAGAGATCCATTGTCACGAGACATTGTGTACACTAAGAAAGAAGCATGATAAGGGATACACCATGAACACCTAGAGAACAAAACATGTATCCTAACACGGGTAGGTGTTTCCAAAGATGTGATCCAACATAGTCTTAATGTTCATGTATAACGTAGTCCAATCCAATAGAAATGACGACCAAAAACATGATACCAAAATGTAGCAATAAACATGGAAGACAACAAGCTTGTCAAAGTAGGGAGTATACACCAAGTAGTGCTCTCGATATGGATTGTGAACCCGACAATGGTCAAGAAAGGTGATGGATCTTTGGAGGAAGTGTAACAATTTCACGTATCTTATGCATACAAAAGAAAAACTAAGAAAAAAGTTTATCTTTTTTGGTATCTTTAGTCCAATCTTATACAAAGAGCAAGGAGGATACATAGTTGTTGCGTAGAACAAGGCTCTAACAAGGTAGTTCATGATTGGGTAAAAAAAGAGTCAAATGGAGAAACATAGGACGGAAGGTGGAACTTGTCACGCCTCAAATACTATTATGTGTTGTCGAACAAATTAGCAACCAAACCAAACAACAAACAAAAACAAGTCTACCACAAAACTTTCCCATAAAACAAAATGTATGACAATCAACATAACAATAACAATTCCAAGTAATAAACTCAAAATAACTAACAATAAAAAGTACCCAATGATTCATAACAAAAAAACCAAAACCATAATAGCAATCTAACTTCATCACTTATCAGCCTTGGCAGCGGTGGCAGCAGCTTGACCTCTGAGCCGCCCAGTCCTCCTGGCGGCAATGAGCCCAACCTTTTGACCGGGTGGTGCATCACGTCTAACCGTACTTGCATGACCAATATGTTGATGGTTACCACCACCATGAGGATGCTCCACAGGGTTCATAGCCACACCACGAACCTTAGGCCAGCAGTTACGTTTCACACGGAATTTGTGATACGCGTTTCCTGCTTTCAACATTGGCTTTTCAGTACGCCCTCCTCCTGCAACTTGACCAATCATAGCTCTGCATCCACTTGGCACAATTTTCTTGGCTCCAGATGGAAGCTTCACTCTACAATCATACACAAAGTTAAAACATACCACATAAGTGAAATTGAAAAGGAGTGACACAAAAGTGATCTTTTGGAATACCCAGATGGAAaagattgattttttttaatgccCAGAAAGAAAAGATtgaatttttagaaaaaaatgtaaaagaaaaGTTACAATTCATTGAAATGTTAGGCTTGAATCTTGATCAAGAATGAAAAATCATAAAGATTTACTAAAGAAAGTTGCCCAAAAGAAAAGAGTGTAACTTGTGAAAAACCCATAAAGATTGTTGAGTTTTATCAAAATTCTACAGACAAATTTGCTTTTTTTGATAATTTTGATTACAATCTAGAAAAGAATTGATGGGTTGGAGCTTATAAGTAAGAAATAAACGTTCTACAAAATGCATAACCAATATTATGTTTGGGAATTGCTACACAAATTTACGGGAGACAGTTatgaaaaaaaaaccctaaatttagaaCGATTACACAACTCCTAAGAACCAAAGATTATCTTGAAAACAAAACACAAGATTATGAATGATACGAATCAGTATTTAATTCTAACTTAGGTTTCCAAATGCAGTTAGTGATTTTAAATTTCAAAGAATTGAAATCGGATTAAACAGCTCAATATCAAGTGGATACAAACAAAAATTTCATAAGTATGGATAAGAAAactaatcaaaatcatttataaacaaaCATGTATCCTAAACAATATCCAATTAGACAAAATGCATGAAAAGAAAGTATTTTAATGATAAAATGTATACCTAGTGGTGCCGTTATCGGGGTTGTGACTGATAACGATGGCGTAATCACCAGAAGCCCTGGCAAATGAACCACGGTCACCGACGTGGTGCTCAACGTTGCAGACCACAGCTCCTTCTGGGATAGATCTGAGAGGAAGAACGTTACCGACCATCAAGTTAGCCTTCTTTCCACAAAAGACGAACTGACCAGTGTACATCCCCTCGGCGGCGACGAAGAGTTCCTTCTGGTGCTTGTAACGGAAAGGATGACGGAAAGTGACGCGTGCAAGAGGGGCACCACGACCTGGATCGTGGATGATTTCGGTGATGACACCCTTGAGGTAACCATTGCGCTCACCGAAGTCGAGACTGCGGAACCTCGCCGGACCCTTGCGGTGGTGGGTGTGGGATTTGAAGACGGAGCCTGCTCCCTTACGCTGTGCTCTGATAACACGACCCATTTCTCCTGTTAAGCTTCGGAGAACGACGGCAGATGGAGGGAGGTTGGAAATAGGCGAATGGAAGCACTTTGTAGGGTTTAAGAGGGTACGTTTCTTGACCTAGGGCTTAGTTGGGCCTGTAAATGGGCTTACTTGTTCATTTAGTGACTTGGGCCGTCAAAACTCTTGTAGCAAGATAGTCCATTAAAGATAATAAGAGGTTGTTTTTATTTATATAGGATATCAATTAACTAGTTTTTAataacaaaatattaataaaattaataaatttttgtATTTGAAAAATAGTCGTTTTGATTTGGAACATAGTAAGTAGTTTTGATTCTTCCTTAGTTAGATTAGACGAACAAATATTACGAATTTTGACAATACCTAAACAATGTATATTTCTAACATAAAACATTTTGGAATGTACGAAATTTCAGAATATCATTCTTGACCAAAAAAGAAAGTCTATATCATGTGTTCTTGGGCATTTTTTTTACTTCTTTAAGCTTTATAGATTTGTTTAGAATGCCTTATCTACATTTTATTAGTGATAATAAGTTTGTATAATTGTTGTGATATGTTGGAGACAATAGAGCTAAGATTGTCACTCGATTTGGTGTAGATGACCTATCTTGATATCATAGTACAAAATTGGAAAACAGGTCGTTAGTCGACGTCTGGGAGGAGTTCCTGGGACGAAGCTACGACGATCTAGTTAGTTTTTTCTTAGAGAAGAGAAAAAATATTTGTTGGAAAAAGAGTCCTCCTTCTTCACGAGGAAGAAGGATCCTTATATACCTGGTTCTAGAGCCATGTGGACCTTAACTAATTTTGTTGGACATTCCTTTGTGGGACGTGACGTGGCAGACTCCTACTGGAAGATCCTTCGTCACATCCTTTTTCCATCATCTCCTCATTGGCTAGAGGATGATCTTTCGGTTATTACGAAGATCGTGGTTATCGTCCTGAATGGTCCCACTCTCGTCGGGGCATTATCCCTTGGTGAGGAGATTATAGTGTTGCGCTGCACCATAACTCTCACGCCTACGTCTTTCGCGTTAGCGAATGCCCGACCTTGGCCTCGGACTTTGTCCTACTGAGTTCAACTCAGCCGACTTCACATTAAGGAAAGagattttgacatctatttgccaaatttcatagtcatgaaacgcaactatggcGACCATTATCcgaatagatttaatcttagctattagtaaaaaggtctcatcatattcaacccttggggtttgagtaaagcccttcacaagcAGTCAAGCCTTGAAaatgtgtacctttccatccatgtcgttcttcttcttgaagatacatttgcacccagctatcttacgacctggtacattatcaactaaattccaaacctggttgttatacatggacttgatctcgctgtccattgccttttGCCTTTGGCAGCCTCATGGtttgccattgcttccttatagttAATCGGTTCATCCatatttaccagtgtactatcactgataaacttATCACCTTTTGTAGTAATATAGAAACCATATAACTCATGTTACATTCTAACTCTAGTGcaacgcctaagaggtaatgactcgtcaactggttcaactgGAATTTCTTCCTTTGGCTGAACCCTAGAGTCTTCAGATGTTCCTTCAACGTTTGATTCataaatctcttcaagatcaattgtactCCCAATGTCCTCTtttcatatgagctctctctcgtgAAATACTCATCTTCGTGCTATAAAGATCACGTTCTCACTTGGTCTATATAACAAATATCCAAATGACTTTTGTGGATAGCCAacgaaaatacatctctcacttcgaggttcatgCTTATCGTGAGTGTAACGCCcgtaaatccgggctagtcaatttagaggcaataggggtcgaaaacgttTTTTTGACAAAAGactattaagaataaataatctcaaccaagttttagtatatgttacaaggttttcgtatatataaagagcgtcgaaatccgagttataacgaagaagctatgacccgtcgaagttttgcgacggaaccgacacgataccgggagacgtaaatagtgaatttacgatagagcaatatttagccttagcgatctaaacgaaattcgtagtatatgttaaaccgatagtgtgcataaaaaaaacatccaaatctgacttcgtatgaggaagttatgatttttctaagatttagcatagcagtgcacagcccaaaatttgaattttagatcggtcgatttttagccaaaataatctaaacaataaatgaagatatcgttaataggagctaaacgataaaaagacagtcgaaaacggagctcgtatgcgaaagttatggacgaagcttagtctctacttttcgagcgcggcgaattcaatacagttttgtaaatccgatatagaatgagaattagccaacgaggtctagatgaaagttgaagatatcattaataggaactcaatggtaaaaatacagacaaaaacggagctcgtatgcaaaagttacggacgaagcttgaagactactttactatacaattcctataaatatgatatgaactcttcataatttcttcacaccataacctttctttctctctctaacttctatctagcctccttaaacccctcccaagtctagggaacctccctagcacgagaagaaagccccggagcacccgacggctccgagaagaaaagcttccggctcggaaacgctgctccagcgaagcccagtttttaataaaaacccggtGTAAGTAaactacgcctatactatatttaatatagattttatttaattatagtaacattattaggaccttaaaataattatttgggctattattataagttacattgagtgttatttaacgcctatataatagtaataatagctagactattaattagtcgcagttaacgttaaaaactaaaccctagtggaattgatactaggttttgtcgaggaaaaattgttttgagataacgaagtgctgtctgagttcggaatcaccacctaatcaggtgagtgcatagttactttcatcatacacctagatatgaagtattttatataaattatgtgctatgtgtgcatattacctgagtACTTGTTgtatatgctggatgaacgattatatacacgttttaaatgatttaaactgtatatgtattttatatctacgaaaatgttgcgGTAAGACataggtagatgtaatagatgaaatatgagttggatgatgagttgagaggtgaaatagactgtaagatgagggtgagaggtggacgatgtgagaagcctttttcccaaatgatggccccgtcattcagcagagtattgatgacaaccacagactattctagacagtccagtggaacactagcaggctcgcaacctataggtgttgtgaacgatttgttcgccggtgtactctaaaaaaacccattgatatgtattgcgagtggactctcgaaaacgatactgtcaataaaaccctggcagatgcacttaaaggactctaccggcaaaagcgcctaatagagaacctcataaccccgacagatgcgcctaaaaggactattccggcagatgcgccccataaagaatgtcacaattttggcagctgcgcctaagtgacagaactagcagttgtgcttgacagatgtgtcatttacaacgacggaattcatacctattccttaggatacttcttaggaatgaatgaacaagaaatagctgattcttagggtagatcctttagaataaagaagataatggggatgggtaattggattaactatttgatgattaaacataataattatattattgtgggttgaaaaccctatgtactcaccagatttcccaacccgacccactcagtttatttatatcacaagtgtcgatatgaagtgacattacactgagagattaaagagatgtagatcactagtgtaaataaatgtaagttccgtttatgcttatgttcctgtattgacaatgacatcccaaacgttttaaaatgaataaaatacgtttcttcgaaaatgttttgataacgtatttatcgtatttttctgggaacaaattccgcaacatttttatgaaaagaagtactctgatttttataaagcataaacaaaaatcggtcttttctggccgtgaaaatagggatgtcacagtgaGTCTCTCATAtaatgaaagcttcacaaccccaaatgttaaacgaaccatgtccaacaaggttcgattacacctctcagccacaccattaagttatgGTGTCCTAAGAGCTATCAAATGTGAAaatattccacattccttaaggtagttgtggaactcgatactaagatacccaccgcctctatcggatctaagcatctttatctttctgcctaattgattcccgacttcttgtttaaactatgacaacccgaaatttctatcttgtgcaAACCCTACATTCAATCAAAGTCATACTTGTTTCTGCTATCATTTATCAATGTTtagggtctatttgagtgttctaagcctagtatatTCAAGAAACGGGTGTTAAGAAGTATCTTCTAGGGTTAATGTGCAACAATCACACCTTAAACCCCACTAAAAAGGTGTTTACTGCCAAACTTCatgagtttgggccgtaaactcaaccttggctgtgaactcatgctataagcatgagtttacatcATTTTTTTATCATTTCCTTCATTTCAAGTCAAATAAACCccacttctctctcaagtatcataagatctTCATTCCAATCTTCTAAAAATGTAAGCATTTCttctcttgatttgttgttacatcTCCTTATCTAGTGGTTatgcatgatttcatccgtgaaatcctTTCATTtttatagatcttcaagtgttcttcatttcaccaagaacacacactagtgtttttggacTTTAAACACCCtatcaagcttctatattgtaagtactcttgcattagcttgttatatgctttaatcacttggtttacaccttgaaaacatcaagaaatcaagatcaaaagagagtttacggccaaggcaatatccttgggccgtaaaccctaatgattggTGCAAAGTTGCCATAACTCCTTCCTTAACCTTTGAACTAGGTCTAGAACACTTCCAAAATGAGTAAAAGACCTTAAACGTCAAAATGGTACAAGTTACCATGAGTTTATGtccgtaaactcattagggctGCAAACCCTAGGCCGAGAACTCatggggagtttactcttgggccgtaaactccaaggtgaagCCCTACAACCCTTAAATGCAACCCTTTTGTACTTATAACActtaaatcaaagtgtttacatgttttagggtgtttatactcgcttaattagttgtttaatcactaattagatacatatatgtgtcattatatgttaactaggatctgtgtgcgtgttcaagtcttcacctggcacttagcatcctatatagaagtttcatccaaaccactcactacatgtgacttcataccccttaatctaccttttaaatgattttaaattcttttatggaggggggggggaatacaagttgaaacattatagttattatatcaatcacatgtgattaataactaccaaacaaatggatttactatgccTTTAGTTATTTTATCAATCAAACTACTtcgaaatgtttatcaaactcttttacatgttaaactattCATCAAACTTGTTCTTACATGACAAACCTTTTTAATTCAACTCTTTTACACTTATACATTGTCCAAACcttgtctaatgcatatatagttatataagtaaggtttgtttggatgtggacttagagtaccctgttgtttgtccgagtgtcgtttgatccttagttatatattatgtatatatgtatagacataaaagcttttatcttAGTTCAATATACTCAGTTATACAAACGactttactagtaaactacaataggtatagtttaggaagacaTTACttattacttctagtacaatgaaacatacaaagattcagttcatacatgagtcaatacatactattatgagaaactaagagaacatactattatgagaaactaagagaacatactattatgagaaactaagagaacatactataatgagaaacaatacatactatacactatacaagagaacatactatgatgagaaacaaagagaacacacTACATACCAGAcatagagaacatacattacactggtacatacaatacatatacaagaatactataacataaatgtgaaccattaTTTCGAGGCATGTCATCACTGCCATGGATCGTTTTGTAGCCAGAgtatcctggagggagagcgtgaatttgtgtatagatctatactggattgactgtCCTACACCTttttgttcgctacagtgggacttgcaagtctatgggtgccaaatgtcatttcttccgacgtctttcatcgtcgtgttattagTCGAAAGTATGGTACAACCatttcacattataccttaaataaCAATTGTTTAAAGCAGTctgtacaacagtagttactataatacaacactacgttactattattatttccccattacattcacattgtgaccttctcacataaacggtaatgtaaaaactatatttttggttaatgatagtcacaccagggaaaatacacactcgtacaagaaacaaacatacaaaacatttgatgccttggtagaaggctacgtttagtagaaaatataggatttttctaggagatacaaacagatactacaaacttttacaaacttatacatcaaacacttacagacgttttcatacaaacaatgacactaaaatgcttatgaactcaccaactttaaagctgatcaactctttcaaaataacttgtattctcaggtcatcagtaatgtgacatccccaatttctcggccagaaaagaccgatttgtttatgcttggtttttaaaatcagagtaatcttttaaagaaaacagttgcggaatttgttcccaaaatatgataaagatttatcaaagcattaatgtaaagaaatgtatttttattatataacaaaatctcgggatgtcatgttccgatacagacacataagcataaacagaacttacattatttacactaaagattttacatctcctttaatctctccgtgaaatatatcttcgtatcgatacctgtgatacaaagaaaactgagtgggtcaggcttgggagcctggtgagcatatagggttttcaacccacaataatataattattatattcaaccatcaaacaatcaacccaattacccatccccattatcttttttatttcttaggattttaccctaagaattcaactacccgtcattcatccATTcctaggattgacctaaggaattagcacaaaatttactgctacataaggcgcatctaccaacatcatcctttaagtgcctctgccaggattatgtCATACACTATGAGGTGCGACTgtcaggtttatgacattctcttttaggcgcatctgccgataTTATCTTATAAGcacatctgccaagattatcctataagcgcatctgctattgttatgacaatctctatttggcgcacctgccaagatcacgacattcactacttggtgcatctatcgatattattctcaagcgcatctgctagttttatgacattatttaattggtgcatctaccaatatcattcttaatcatctttcatacctcatcattttatcacataccaactatctcatctacccatgttctacccaacatatttgtagatataaaatacatatacagtttaactcatttaaaaactatataaaacattcattccatactcatctcaaataaacaacaatatatatatatatatatatatatatatatatatatatatatatatatatatatatatatatatataaaaccatagcacgtgttttataacaaatacttcatatttatgtgtcagaagaaagtaaccaacactcacccaaacatatacttaatacattcaaacaatacttgtattatacccgtgtttatgaaaggactatacacccacacatataaacaactttatattatacacataacacgtatttcgaagcaaatacttaatatttatgcgttagaagaaagtaactacacactcacacgtataaacaacaatatacttaatacactcaaaccatacttgtattattatcgtgtttgtgaaaggtagtatacactcacttgatcagaagatgatcggacaacactacgacttgcagaagtagtaatcctcagcagatctggaagatctctacaaaaatcgaacttttcgcgggcagagcttcggctctggaatcgcacttctcgggatcttgggatctcgggacttgcttcggggctcgagaatattaccggggcttcggggtacttctggcacgcaaatcgaggtaaaacgggagagagaagagagaaaaagagcaaatgagtcggctgccctcgcatcctatttataggaggttggagcctcggagtacgtggggcgtactgccttacgcggggcgtactggtccgaaatcgtcattgcgttcgtcatccgaagtcacttgagtgcgaggcggtgcatgcatcggggtacgctgggcgtacctcggatcagattggtgactcctcttcggataatgtcgacttttataattaaatttaaatacaaattatttaataaacttcggaaattcatatcttcttcatacgaactccgttttcgacgttctttatatccacgcgtaggtgagactacgatctacaactttcgtttagactctgtcggctaattttgatttatttttattatttatttttagtaggccgggacaggaaaactccgttataaaatcataacttcttcatccgacgtccgttttcgcctatcgttttatcgttttactacaattaataagatcttcgattctcatttagattatttcggctaaaaaccgctcggtctcaaatcgagtattcgggctgcataccgctaagtcgaaacttcgaaaaatcataacttcctcatacgaagtcagatttgggcgttctttttatgcacgctcatggtttaacgtattataAGACTTCCATTTAGACtgataaggctaaatatcactctaatgtaaattcactttttacgtcgcgttgtgtcgtgtcggttctgtcgtgaaacttcgacaggtcataacttcttcgttataactcggatttcgacgttctttatatgcacaaaaaccttgtaacatataatataacttagttaagattattcattctaaataatctttcatcaaaaattcatttttgacgtctgtcgtctctaaattgactaaccctgatctacgggcgttacaattatctcccccttaggatgattatgtcccgaaatcatcaacgaaaatagaacttgtacaatgattccatacgctatctcttcatcctaggtaataaccttaaattctatgtttcctcgaaagagtatttaactctatggctttcttgaccgtagacgatgcccaatcttgcatctgcttatcgtactatgttgtactttaaATCGTAACCCTCGggttaccaaataagtcgttattatggactccttcttcttctcaggataaatactttcctttatctatgtAACAAatcgatgggtcgtgctctactgacctcttatcgaatgatgcaatgcttagactcaggtctcttagagttaaattccaaaatggaatataccttctttcgtattctaatgtgatataatcacatttcagcatgtagcatttctacctaccaacttcttttaacaacgagcgcgacactatcaatcgcattaacttcaaccttctgacttaagttagatgttacatctaacttggtcctctagaccacgtaacatactcctcgtagtcgaactcaaatttaaacatgaccactagggttagaacaagaaccatcttactagtcattaccgaaacaatggtaatggcataccagaataaaatggaatcaatcactagctt encodes:
- the LOC111912720 gene encoding 60S ribosomal protein L8, with translation MGRVIRAQRKGAGSVFKSHTHHRKGPARFRSLDFGERNGYLKGVITEIIHDPGRGAPLARVTFRHPFRYKHQKELFVAAEGMYTGQFVFCGKKANLMVGNVLPLRSIPEGAVVCNVEHHVGDRGSFARASGDYAIVISHNPDNGTTRVKLPSGAKKIVPSGCRAMIGQVAGGGRTEKPMLKAGNAYHKFRVKRNCWPKVRGVAMNPVEHPHGGGNHQHIGHASTVRRDAPPGQKVGLIAARRTGRLRGQAAATAAKADK